A DNA window from bacterium contains the following coding sequences:
- a CDS encoding ATP-binding protein, with product MKLEKFRVTNFRSIKDSGWVETRHRTILVGRNESGKSNILLALRTLKASSIVEPLSLICDFPADVPRSQYKPSMDVIRTVWSLSDTEREELTRIFPRGRNLETVEVGRGYEQDAWVHFEGLSEEPEPLPASPAPVAATADFNSGSTMNPVGMPGEESAPETGSAVAAEATMDELLSKMHGHTAGVTNDLLSGGSAMQTFSQSEEASADLDGGDSDKVAREWVLSHLPSFSFLEEYPDINGHQNLTAFMDRQTSKTPFPGDEYFEKLLIAAEIDPHGLDQLLTADPNARRQQMSLAGSVITRKMRELWSDRALKIRFDLDGDNFHTMVSDPNSIYDVEINLGARSRGFRWFFSFYVCAAADSKTGVNTNRIMLLDEPGMHLHPLGQRDLLDHLANDFENQVLVTTQSPFMVPADNLAEVRTVSISEDRGTTVSNNLSGDQKTVFPVMHALGAEVSSKLLDGGCGLVVAEVSDLWYLRGISNLIRERGGTGLPSKLAIYPAGGTTEVLYMMALLSPKMGGALVLRSEHPCPDLLKDPTTAGLIPDNNVIFIGDPGSNTPGFSAEVEDLLEPGIYDQLVRNAYKADLRGREMVIDDSEPYIVRRYQNALEEHGLEFSREKVARVFLRAMSQSPEAVVPEASRERFETLFRAIRSKYEALSG from the coding sequence ATGAAGCTCGAGAAGTTTCGCGTTACGAATTTCCGCAGCATCAAAGACAGCGGTTGGGTCGAAACAAGACATCGCACGATCCTGGTCGGACGCAACGAAAGCGGCAAGAGCAATATTCTGCTGGCTCTGCGCACGTTGAAGGCTTCGAGCATCGTCGAGCCTCTCTCGCTCATCTGTGACTTTCCGGCCGACGTACCTCGCTCGCAATACAAACCCAGCATGGACGTGATTCGGACCGTCTGGTCGTTGAGCGATACGGAACGCGAAGAACTCACACGAATCTTCCCCAGAGGTCGCAACCTCGAGACGGTGGAAGTCGGGCGGGGGTACGAACAGGATGCCTGGGTGCATTTTGAGGGGCTGTCCGAGGAGCCGGAACCACTGCCCGCATCTCCTGCGCCCGTCGCGGCCACAGCGGATTTCAATTCCGGATCGACGATGAATCCAGTCGGAATGCCCGGGGAGGAATCAGCTCCGGAAACCGGTAGCGCCGTCGCTGCCGAGGCGACCATGGACGAACTGCTGAGCAAGATGCACGGTCACACAGCAGGCGTGACCAACGATCTGCTCAGCGGCGGCTCTGCTATGCAGACGTTCTCACAGTCCGAAGAAGCGAGCGCTGATCTCGATGGTGGCGACTCTGACAAAGTGGCGCGCGAGTGGGTCCTTTCACACCTGCCGTCGTTTTCCTTTCTGGAAGAGTATCCAGACATCAATGGACACCAGAACCTCACGGCTTTCATGGACCGGCAGACCAGCAAGACTCCGTTTCCCGGCGATGAGTACTTCGAAAAGCTGCTGATTGCCGCTGAGATCGATCCCCACGGCCTCGATCAGTTGCTGACCGCCGATCCCAATGCGCGCCGCCAGCAGATGAGCCTGGCCGGAAGCGTCATCACCCGAAAGATGCGCGAACTCTGGTCGGATCGCGCGCTGAAAATCCGCTTCGATCTGGACGGAGACAACTTCCACACAATGGTTTCGGATCCGAACTCCATTTACGACGTGGAGATCAATCTCGGTGCTCGCAGTCGCGGTTTCCGCTGGTTCTTTTCTTTCTACGTGTGCGCAGCAGCGGATTCGAAGACGGGAGTGAATACCAATAGGATCATGTTGCTCGACGAACCGGGTATGCATCTGCACCCGCTGGGACAGCGCGATCTTCTCGATCATCTGGCGAATGACTTCGAGAACCAGGTGCTCGTAACCACCCAATCGCCCTTCATGGTGCCAGCCGACAATCTCGCCGAGGTGCGGACCGTCAGCATCAGCGAGGATCGAGGTACGACCGTCAGCAATAACCTGTCCGGTGATCAGAAGACCGTTTTTCCCGTCATGCACGCCCTGGGCGCGGAGGTTTCCTCCAAGCTCCTGGACGGCGGCTGCGGTCTCGTGGTCGCGGAGGTCTCGGACCTTTGGTACCTGCGCGGAATCTCGAACCTGATTCGCGAGCGCGGTGGAACGGGGCTGCCCAGCAAGCTCGCGATCTATCCCGCCGGGGGAACGACCGAGGTTCTGTACATGATGGCGCTCCTGTCGCCGAAAATGGGCGGTGCGCTCGTACTGCGATCAGAGCATCCTTGCCCCGATCTATTGAAGGACCCGACTACGGCGGGCCTGATCCCGGACAATAACGTCATCTTCATCGGGGACCCCGGTAGCAACACTCCCGGCTTCAGCGCTGAAGTCGAGGATCTGCTCGAGCCGGGCATCTACGACCAGCTTGTGCGCAACGCCTACAAGGCCGACCTCCGGGGCCGGGAGATGGTCATCGACGATTCCGAGCCGTACATCGTGCGGCGCTATCAGAACGCGCTCGAAGAGCACGGGCTGGAATTCTCGCGCGAGAAGGTCGCGCGGGTCTTCCTGCGCGCCATGTCACAGAGCCCCGAGGCCGTGGTCCCCGAGGCCAGTCGAGAGCGCTTCGAGACCCTGTTCAGGGCAATCCGCTCCAAGTACGAGGCCCTGAGCGGCTAA
- a CDS encoding 2-hydroxychromene-2-carboxylate isomerase translates to MSPRIEFFFDYGSPYSYLADTQLADLCERTGAAIKYRPMLLGGVFKATGNQSPAMETVQNKLRYFGAETRRWVEHYGVPFNSNPNFPINTLLAMRTCVAAQHEGVFQEFHGAVYPAFWVDGQNMGDPEVIAGVLDRAGLDAKRLLERSSEAEIKNELRSNTEEAVERGAFGAPTFFVGDEMFFGADRLMFVEKAARKQG, encoded by the coding sequence ATGTCCCCCAGGATCGAGTTCTTCTTCGACTATGGAAGTCCGTACAGCTATCTGGCGGACACCCAACTGGCCGACCTGTGCGAACGCACGGGTGCCGCGATCAAATACCGGCCCATGCTTCTGGGTGGCGTGTTCAAGGCCACGGGGAACCAGTCTCCAGCCATGGAAACGGTGCAGAATAAGCTCCGCTACTTCGGTGCAGAGACCCGACGCTGGGTGGAACACTACGGGGTGCCGTTCAACAGCAATCCGAATTTTCCGATCAACACGCTTCTGGCCATGCGCACGTGTGTGGCAGCTCAACACGAAGGCGTGTTCCAGGAGTTCCACGGGGCCGTCTACCCCGCTTTCTGGGTCGACGGTCAGAACATGGGCGATCCCGAAGTCATCGCCGGTGTACTCGATCGGGCCGGGCTCGATGCCAAGCGACTGCTCGAGCGTTCGAGCGAGGCCGAGATCAAGAACGAGTTGCGCAGCAATACCGAAGAAGCGGTGGAACGCGGCGCGTTCGGCGCCCCGACGTTCTTCGTCGGCGATGAAATGTTCTTCGGCGCAGATCGACTCATGTTCGTGGAAAAGGCCGCCCGGAAACAAGGCTGA
- a CDS encoding SDR family oxidoreductase, giving the protein MADQKAAVILGAGDGLGGAISRRFAREGFHVCAVRRKADQLSELVREIESAGGRVTPLGVDARKEDEVVGLFERVENEIGPIEIAVHNIGANVNIPIREMTTRKYYKIWEMACFSGFLLGREAARCMTPRGKGTILFTGATASLRGRTGLAGFAGAKHALRALAQSMARELGPEGIHVAHTIIDGPIDMPWIRENFPQLAESRPDDGLLRPDDIAENYWMLHKQPRSAWTHELDLRPWVEPW; this is encoded by the coding sequence ATGGCCGATCAGAAGGCAGCAGTGATCCTGGGAGCGGGTGATGGTCTGGGCGGTGCGATCTCGCGACGCTTCGCGCGAGAGGGCTTTCACGTGTGCGCTGTCCGGCGCAAGGCGGACCAGCTGAGTGAACTGGTCCGCGAGATCGAATCTGCGGGTGGGCGCGTCACTCCTCTGGGCGTCGACGCGCGAAAAGAAGACGAGGTCGTCGGGCTTTTCGAACGCGTCGAGAACGAGATCGGCCCGATCGAAATCGCCGTACATAACATCGGTGCGAACGTGAATATTCCGATTCGCGAGATGACCACCCGCAAGTATTACAAGATCTGGGAGATGGCCTGTTTCTCGGGATTCCTGCTGGGCCGCGAGGCCGCTCGGTGCATGACGCCCCGCGGGAAGGGAACGATCCTATTCACGGGCGCGACTGCAAGTCTGCGTGGGCGAACGGGGCTTGCGGGATTCGCAGGTGCCAAGCACGCGCTTCGCGCGCTCGCTCAGAGCATGGCCCGAGAACTCGGACCCGAAGGCATCCACGTGGCACATACGATCATCGACGGACCAATCGACATGCCCTGGATCCGAGAGAATTTCCCGCAACTCGCGGAGTCTCGACCCGATGATGGCCTGCTTCGACCCGATGACATCGCGGAGAACTACTGGATGCTGCACAAACAACCGCGCAGCGCCTGGACTCATGAACTCGACCTGCGCCCCTGGGTCGAGCCCTGGTAG
- a CDS encoding LLM class flavin-dependent oxidoreductase: MKIGIGIGSADSGRTDPTAVIDFAVEAERIGVDVAWSAEAWGEDAVTSLSFLAARTERIQLGTGIMQISARVPSMTAMTALTLSRLSGGRFILGLGASGPQVVEGLQGQSFARPLTRMRETVEIVRKAFAGEKLEYHGREFQLPRPGGEGKALRLSQPANPDIPIYLATLGPKALEYTGAAADGWLGTSFIPEEAEAHLSYLRAGAKKAGRELSDLVIGVGAPVEFGDLGALIEKGKPGVAFSLGAMGSAKTNFYNEAYRRGGFEDAAIEVQKLWKAGKRQEAIQRVPDELVLKTSLIGDEKRIRERIRMYRDVGVGQMMLHARGDSAHERLDTLGRAIEIVREECP; this comes from the coding sequence ATGAAGATCGGGATCGGAATCGGCAGTGCGGACTCTGGAAGGACGGATCCCACTGCAGTGATTGATTTTGCAGTCGAAGCCGAGCGAATCGGAGTCGACGTGGCCTGGTCGGCCGAGGCCTGGGGCGAAGACGCAGTCACCTCCCTGAGTTTTCTGGCTGCGCGTACGGAACGCATACAGTTGGGTACCGGGATCATGCAGATCAGCGCGCGCGTGCCTTCCATGACTGCGATGACTGCGCTGACCCTGTCGCGGCTCTCGGGCGGGCGTTTCATCCTGGGGCTGGGCGCCAGCGGTCCTCAGGTCGTCGAAGGCCTTCAGGGCCAGTCTTTCGCACGACCTTTGACGAGGATGCGCGAGACCGTTGAAATCGTGCGCAAAGCATTCGCGGGTGAAAAGCTCGAATACCACGGGCGCGAATTTCAGCTCCCACGACCCGGCGGCGAGGGCAAGGCGCTGCGCCTGAGCCAGCCCGCAAACCCCGACATCCCCATCTATCTGGCGACGCTGGGTCCGAAGGCGTTGGAGTACACAGGCGCGGCGGCTGACGGCTGGCTCGGTACGTCTTTCATTCCGGAAGAGGCGGAAGCCCATCTGTCGTATCTGCGCGCAGGAGCCAAGAAGGCCGGGCGCGAGCTTTCCGATCTGGTAATCGGCGTTGGCGCGCCGGTGGAGTTCGGTGATCTGGGAGCATTGATCGAGAAGGGAAAGCCGGGAGTCGCGTTTTCACTGGGTGCGATGGGTTCCGCCAAGACCAACTTCTACAACGAGGCCTATCGCCGAGGCGGCTTCGAAGATGCGGCGATCGAGGTCCAGAAACTCTGGAAGGCCGGCAAGCGCCAGGAAGCCATCCAGCGTGTCCCGGACGAACTGGTACTCAAGACCAGTTTGATCGGCGACGAGAAGCGCATCCGCGAGCGGATCCGCATGTACCGGGATGTCGGTGTCGGTCAGATGATGCTGCACGCGCGCGGAGATTCTGCGCACGAGCGACTCGACACGCTCGGACGAGCGATTGAAATCGTGCGAGAGGAATGTCCCTGA
- a CDS encoding SDR family NAD(P)-dependent oxidoreductase, whose product MKSFEGRVAVVTGGASGIGKGIANQLAAQGMKLVLADVERAPLDEAVADFTAKGFEAIGVECDVSKPESVEALAGRTLDAYGAVHVLCNNAGVAGSGGSTSWEQPLGEWEWVMGVNLWGVVHGVRSFLPLMIEQGDEGHVVNTASIAGLVQGSGIYGVTKHAVVALSESLFNELGNRDSKIKVSVLCPGWVNTRILESERNRPEAPRPAPSEETEQLALMRKIVEGMLAKGLDPIEVGSIVVDAIRNESFYVQTHPHWMNMIESRMQNIVEGKDPIGVPPPGMEDLKLPTSD is encoded by the coding sequence ATGAAGAGTTTTGAAGGCCGCGTCGCGGTCGTAACTGGTGGCGCGAGTGGAATCGGCAAGGGCATTGCGAACCAGTTGGCTGCACAGGGCATGAAGCTCGTGCTGGCCGACGTCGAGCGCGCTCCTCTGGATGAAGCAGTCGCCGATTTCACTGCGAAGGGATTTGAAGCGATCGGCGTCGAGTGCGATGTGTCGAAGCCCGAATCAGTCGAAGCGCTGGCCGGGCGGACCCTCGATGCCTACGGGGCCGTACACGTCTTGTGCAATAACGCGGGTGTCGCAGGTTCAGGCGGAAGCACAAGCTGGGAGCAGCCACTGGGCGAGTGGGAATGGGTCATGGGCGTGAACCTCTGGGGAGTCGTTCACGGTGTACGCAGTTTCCTGCCGCTCATGATCGAACAAGGCGACGAAGGACACGTGGTCAACACGGCTTCGATCGCGGGTCTCGTACAGGGATCCGGTATCTACGGCGTTACCAAGCACGCGGTCGTCGCGCTGTCGGAAAGCCTGTTCAACGAGCTGGGGAATCGCGACTCGAAGATCAAGGTATCGGTTCTGTGTCCCGGCTGGGTGAATACGCGCATCCTCGAGTCGGAGCGCAACCGTCCCGAAGCACCTCGCCCGGCCCCGAGTGAGGAGACTGAACAGCTTGCGCTGATGCGCAAGATCGTCGAGGGCATGCTCGCCAAGGGACTGGATCCCATTGAAGTCGGATCCATCGTGGTGGATGCGATTCGCAACGAGAGCTTCTACGTCCAGACCCATCCACACTGGATGAATATGATCGAGAGCCGTATGCAGAACATCGTCGAAGGCAAGGACCCGATCGGGGTACCACCGCCGGGCATGGAAGACCTGAAACTTCCGACCAGCGACTGA